A stretch of the Bacillus sp. FJAT-18017 genome encodes the following:
- the dnaG gene encoding DNA primase, producing the protein MAERIPEEKINQIRQSVDIVDVISDYVQLKKQGRNYFGLCPFHGENSPSFSVSPDKQIFYCFGCGAGGNVFSFLMELEGASFSEAALKIAERSGIELEISQTPGGDPKRNAELQPYFDAHELLRKFYHHLLVNTKEGQEPLEYLLDRGFTRESIDKFQIGYSMDSWEFTATYLQKRGFKPEIMEKAGLLVRRERDGTYLDRFRNRIMFPILDHNGKTIAFSGRALGDEKPKYLNSPETAIFNKSKTLYNFNHAKPVIRRHHQAVLFEGFADVISADRAGVENGIATMGTSLTDEHIAIIRRNTQAVTICYDSDNAGIEAAYRSGNMLAKAGIEIKVAMMPDGLDPDDYIKKFGSERFRHEIIESSHTWMSFKFLYFRRGKNLQNEGDRLAYIEKIVSEISRLPMAIEKDHYLRQLSSEFSLSLDALKQQMAASSPKSTNQVTEPAPVARKQVYRHITGLKPAYYNAERRLIAHMLRSRDTAYVIQDMLEGNTLNDDDHQAIITFLFGYYEEKEQFILSEFLDYIGDEKLRRLVADIEMMTLNEELAEQELNDYIHQVLKHQKMLKINEKRAQLKEAEAQKDYLRAGQLGIEIIQMQKSL; encoded by the coding sequence ATGGCAGAGCGCATACCTGAAGAAAAAATCAATCAGATTAGGCAATCTGTTGATATTGTTGATGTGATCAGCGATTATGTGCAACTGAAAAAGCAAGGTAGGAATTATTTCGGTCTTTGCCCATTCCACGGGGAAAATTCACCATCATTTTCTGTCTCTCCCGACAAACAGATTTTCTATTGTTTTGGCTGCGGAGCGGGCGGGAATGTTTTTTCATTTTTAATGGAACTTGAAGGTGCCTCATTTAGTGAAGCTGCCTTAAAGATTGCAGAGCGGTCAGGGATTGAACTGGAGATTTCCCAAACTCCGGGCGGCGATCCCAAAAGAAATGCAGAGTTGCAGCCATATTTTGATGCGCATGAACTTTTAAGGAAATTCTATCATCATTTACTTGTAAACACAAAAGAGGGTCAAGAGCCCCTTGAGTATCTACTGGACCGCGGGTTCACCAGGGAATCAATTGATAAGTTCCAAATAGGTTATTCGATGGATTCATGGGAATTTACCGCAACCTATCTCCAAAAAAGAGGCTTTAAGCCGGAGATAATGGAAAAGGCAGGACTTCTGGTCAGACGGGAGCGCGATGGTACATACCTGGACCGTTTCAGGAACAGGATTATGTTTCCAATACTTGATCATAATGGAAAGACGATTGCTTTTTCAGGCAGGGCATTAGGAGATGAAAAGCCGAAGTACTTGAATAGTCCTGAAACGGCTATCTTTAATAAAAGTAAAACGCTATATAATTTCAATCATGCCAAGCCGGTTATTCGCCGGCATCACCAGGCTGTCCTATTCGAGGGGTTTGCAGATGTAATCTCGGCCGACCGTGCTGGTGTTGAAAATGGTATTGCCACGATGGGTACATCACTTACTGATGAGCATATTGCCATCATCAGGCGCAATACACAGGCGGTTACAATCTGTTACGATTCAGACAACGCAGGAATTGAAGCAGCCTATCGTTCTGGGAACATGCTAGCTAAAGCTGGTATTGAAATAAAGGTAGCTATGATGCCAGACGGGCTTGATCCGGATGACTACATCAAGAAGTTTGGATCAGAAAGATTCCGTCATGAAATAATTGAGTCCAGCCATACGTGGATGTCTTTCAAATTTCTTTATTTTAGAAGGGGAAAAAATCTTCAGAATGAAGGAGATAGGCTGGCTTATATCGAAAAGATAGTAAGCGAAATAAGCAGGCTGCCTATGGCGATTGAAAAAGACCATTACCTGAGGCAGCTTTCGAGTGAATTTTCACTGTCCTTAGACGCATTGAAACAGCAAATGGCAGCAAGCTCCCCAAAAAGCACGAATCAGGTTACCGAACCTGCACCTGTAGCACGTAAGCAAGTATACAGGCATATTACCGGACTGAAACCAGCATATTACAATGCGGAGCGGAGGCTTATCGCCCATATGCTCAGAAGCAGGGACACTGCTTATGTTATCCAGGATATGCTTGAGGGAAATACACTTAATGATGATGACCACCAGGCAATCATTACTTTCCTTTTCGGTTATTACGAGGAAAAGGAACAGTTCATATTAAGTGAATTCCTTGATTATATTGGGGATGAAAAGCTGAGGAGGCTTGTTGCTGATATAGAAATGATGACCCTTAACGAAGAACTTGCTGAGCAGGAACTAAATGATTATATCCATCAAGTGTTGAAACATCAAAAGATGCTAAAGATAAATGAAAAACGCGCCCAACTAAAAGAGGCTGAAGCCCAAAAGGATTATCTCAGGGCTGGCCAGCTTGGAATTGAAATAATTCAAATGCAAAAATCACTATAA
- the rpoD gene encoding RNA polymerase sigma factor RpoD gives MAEKKSARSQEVDNELTIEQVKDKLTAQGKKAGHLAYDDIAERMANFDMDSEQMDEFYESLTDQGIELVGNKGDDDEDDGPSLKEISKDDEEFDLNDLSVPPGVKINDPVRMYLKEIGRVDLLTAEEEIQLANKIEKGDEEAKRRLAEANLRLVVSIAKRYVGRGMLFLDLIQEGNMGLIKAVEKFDYRKGFKFSTYATWWIRQAITRAIADQARTIRIPVHMVETINKLIRVQRQLLQDLGREPTPEEIAEDMDLTPDKVREILKIAQEPVSLETPIGEEDDSHLGDFIEDQDATSPSEHAAYELLKEQLEDVLDTLTDREENVLRLRFGLDDGRTRTLEEVGKVFGVTRERIRQIEAKALRKLRHPSRSKRLKDFLE, from the coding sequence ATGGCTGAAAAAAAATCAGCACGGTCACAAGAGGTCGATAACGAATTGACCATTGAACAAGTGAAAGACAAGTTAACGGCCCAAGGTAAAAAAGCCGGCCATCTTGCATATGACGATATAGCCGAGAGAATGGCGAATTTTGATATGGATTCTGAACAAATGGATGAATTTTATGAATCCCTTACAGACCAGGGAATTGAACTTGTAGGCAATAAGGGTGATGACGATGAGGACGACGGCCCAAGCCTAAAGGAAATTTCCAAGGATGATGAAGAATTTGACCTGAATGACTTGAGTGTCCCCCCGGGTGTCAAAATCAATGACCCAGTCCGGATGTACCTGAAAGAAATTGGCAGGGTCGACCTGTTAACCGCCGAAGAGGAAATCCAATTGGCCAACAAGATTGAGAAAGGCGATGAAGAGGCAAAACGCCGTCTCGCTGAAGCCAATCTTAGGCTTGTAGTCAGTATTGCCAAGCGCTATGTTGGCCGTGGAATGCTGTTCCTCGATTTGATCCAGGAAGGCAACATGGGCTTGATTAAAGCAGTTGAGAAATTTGATTACCGTAAGGGCTTTAAATTCAGTACGTATGCCACATGGTGGATCCGCCAGGCCATTACACGTGCGATTGCAGACCAAGCCCGTACAATCCGTATCCCAGTCCATATGGTAGAAACCATTAATAAATTGATAAGGGTCCAAAGGCAGCTGCTCCAGGATCTTGGGCGCGAACCAACTCCGGAGGAAATTGCGGAGGATATGGATCTTACGCCTGATAAGGTTAGGGAAATTTTGAAAATTGCCCAGGAACCAGTATCGCTGGAAACCCCTATCGGAGAAGAAGATGATTCACATCTTGGTGACTTCATTGAAGACCAGGATGCTACATCTCCATCTGAGCATGCTGCATATGAGCTTTTGAAGGAGCAGCTTGAAGACGTTCTGGATACGCTGACCGACAGGGAGGAAAATGTCCTCCGCCTGCGTTTTGGCCTTGATGATGGCCGCACGAGGACACTTGAAGAAGTCGGAAAGGTATTTGGCGTCACCCGTGAGCGGATCCGGCAAATCGAAGCAAAAGCTTTACGTAAGCTTCGCCATCCGAGCCGCAGCAAACGTTTAAAGGATTTCCTTGAATAA
- a CDS encoding acyl-CoA dehydrogenase family protein yields MDFNLTAEQEMIRKTIREFADAEVAPGALERDRTKEFPADIFKKLADMGIMGLPFPEEYGGGGADTISFAIVTEELSRACGSTGITYSAHISLGGAPINMFGTEEQKRMFLTPICTGESFGAFGLTEPNAGSDAGGTRTSARLENGEWVINGSKCFITNASYAKHLALTAVTGGSGDKKEISAIIVPTDSKGFAVIDNYEKMGLHSSNTTELVLEDVRVPEEHLLGKKGEGFKQFLMTLDGGRIGIGAMAVGIAQAAFDKALQYSKERKQFGKSLSSFQAIQFKLADMAMKIELARTMVYKAAWLKDQGKRFSKEASMCKLYASEICMEVTDQAVQIHGGYGYMKDYHVERYMRDAKLLEIGEGTSEIQRMVIAREVGCS; encoded by the coding sequence ATGGATTTTAATTTGACTGCGGAACAAGAAATGATCCGAAAAACTATAAGGGAGTTTGCGGATGCTGAAGTAGCTCCGGGTGCCCTGGAAAGAGATCGTACAAAGGAATTTCCTGCAGATATTTTTAAGAAGCTTGCAGACATGGGCATAATGGGCCTTCCTTTTCCTGAGGAATATGGCGGGGGCGGAGCTGATACGATAAGTTTCGCAATTGTAACCGAGGAATTGAGCAGGGCTTGCGGTTCAACGGGCATTACGTACTCAGCCCATATTTCGCTTGGCGGAGCACCTATCAATATGTTTGGCACTGAAGAACAAAAACGCATGTTTCTAACACCAATATGTACTGGTGAGTCATTTGGGGCATTTGGTTTAACCGAGCCAAATGCAGGCTCGGATGCGGGAGGCACAAGAACATCTGCCAGGCTTGAAAATGGGGAATGGGTGATAAATGGCAGTAAATGTTTCATAACGAATGCCAGTTATGCCAAACATTTAGCTCTGACAGCAGTGACTGGAGGCAGCGGCGATAAAAAGGAAATCAGTGCAATAATCGTCCCAACAGATTCAAAAGGATTCGCTGTAATTGATAACTATGAAAAAATGGGACTTCATTCATCCAATACAACTGAATTAGTTCTTGAGGATGTCCGTGTTCCGGAAGAACATCTTCTCGGAAAAAAGGGAGAGGGTTTCAAGCAATTCTTGATGACTCTTGATGGAGGCAGGATTGGGATTGGTGCGATGGCAGTAGGAATTGCCCAGGCTGCTTTTGATAAGGCGCTTCAGTATTCAAAAGAACGAAAACAATTTGGCAAGAGCCTTTCATCGTTTCAGGCTATACAGTTTAAACTTGCTGATATGGCAATGAAAATCGAACTGGCGAGGACAATGGTCTATAAAGCTGCCTGGCTGAAGGACCAGGGCAAGAGGTTTTCAAAAGAAGCTTCCATGTGCAAGCTATATGCCTCTGAGATATGCATGGAGGTAACGGATCAGGCTGTCCAAATACACGGAGGTTATGGGTATATGAAGGATTACCATGTTGAAAGATATATGAGGGATGCCAAGCTGCTTGAAATTGGTGAAGGCACGTCTGAAATTCAACGAATGGTGATAGCCAGGGAAGTCGGCTGCAGCTAA
- the cccA gene encoding cytochrome c550, with protein sequence MKNPVIPFIMIMVMGIGLMFVLSFKGLGDGKELANGEKGGEKTEQAANPEELYEAKGCITCHGDKLQGQGNAPKLADVGARLSEEEIKDVVLNGRGTMPGGLAQGAEADALAKWLSEKK encoded by the coding sequence ATGAAAAATCCAGTCATTCCTTTCATCATGATCATGGTTATGGGGATTGGCCTAATGTTTGTGCTTTCCTTCAAGGGGCTTGGAGACGGGAAAGAACTTGCCAACGGGGAAAAAGGCGGCGAAAAAACAGAACAGGCAGCAAATCCTGAAGAGCTATATGAAGCAAAGGGTTGTATCACTTGCCACGGTGACAAGCTACAAGGGCAGGGAAACGCACCTAAGCTTGCTGATGTAGGAGCAAGGCTTTCCGAAGAGGAAATAAAGGACGTCGTGCTTAACGGTAGAGGCACGATGCCTGGCGGACTCGCCCAGGGTGCAGAGGCCGATGCATTAGCAAAATGGCTTTCTGAAAAGAAATAA
- a CDS encoding tRNA (adenine(22)-N(1))-methyltransferase gives MNSGQLSKRLQTVANFIPKGARLADIGSDHAYLPCFLANKGLIVSAIAGEVVEGPYTTAKREVEAENLEDIIQVRLGNGLEVISPGEVDCISIAGMGGALISDILEAGKGKLEGVKRLVLQPNIAAWTIRKWLYENNWELVNEDILEEDGKIYEVLVAERGNPAHPYEIGLETGLLFGPFLLKSKKEPFIKKWKLEKENWQIVLERLSLAKPSDEVSAKKDELQKKIALVEEVLNQ, from the coding sequence TTGAACTCAGGACAATTATCAAAACGGCTGCAGACAGTGGCCAACTTCATACCAAAAGGAGCAAGGCTGGCGGACATTGGCTCCGACCATGCTTATCTGCCGTGCTTTCTAGCTAACAAAGGTTTGATTGTATCTGCAATTGCAGGTGAAGTAGTAGAAGGCCCTTATACGACTGCCAAGAGGGAGGTAGAGGCAGAGAATCTGGAGGACATCATTCAAGTCCGTTTAGGGAATGGATTGGAGGTTATCTCCCCTGGAGAAGTAGATTGTATATCCATTGCAGGGATGGGAGGGGCTCTCATTTCAGATATCCTTGAAGCGGGTAAGGGAAAGCTAGAAGGGGTAAAACGGCTAGTACTTCAGCCTAATATTGCAGCCTGGACGATCAGGAAATGGCTATACGAAAATAACTGGGAACTAGTGAATGAAGATATTTTAGAAGAAGATGGGAAAATTTACGAGGTACTTGTTGCCGAACGAGGTAATCCTGCCCATCCATATGAAATCGGCCTGGAAACCGGCCTATTGTTTGGACCGTTTTTATTAAAGAGTAAAAAAGAACCGTTTATAAAAAAATGGAAACTCGAAAAGGAAAATTGGCAAATTGTATTAGAAAGGCTAAGCCTTGCCAAGCCATCAGATGAAGTAAGTGCGAAAAAGGATGAACTGCAGAAAAAAATAGCATTAGTCGAGGAGGTTTTAAATCAGTGA
- a CDS encoding Nif3-like dinuclear metal center hexameric protein, with protein MNKINGHEIIQLLETFSPKEYAVEGDKIGLQIGQLNRPVKGVLVTLDLTEAVVDEAISKQVQLIIAHHPPIYRPLAKLATDTVPGRMIEKLIKHDISVYAAHTNLDVAKGGVNDMLADSLNLKDTEILSPTYEEKLQKIVVYVPLEDAERVRDALGKAGAGAIGNYSHCSFSSNGTGRFLPGENTNPHIGKQGQLEKVEEVRVETVVPSRLARKAVTAMLKAHPYEEPAYDVYPLENQGEILGLGRIGTIEEMTLAEFAEKVKKDFEVEAVRVVGDLTSKVKKVAVLGGDGNKYFSQAKRKGADVYVTGDIYFHVAHDALMLGLNMVDPGHIAEKIMKKGLASVLSKKCDEAGFDVEVLASQIDTNPFKTI; from the coding sequence GTGAACAAAATAAATGGACATGAAATTATTCAACTGCTCGAAACCTTCTCTCCGAAGGAATACGCGGTAGAGGGAGATAAAATTGGCCTTCAAATAGGACAATTAAATCGGCCAGTTAAAGGGGTGCTGGTTACACTGGACCTGACAGAGGCAGTTGTTGATGAAGCTATTAGCAAACAGGTACAGCTAATCATTGCACACCATCCGCCGATTTATCGTCCGCTGGCAAAGCTTGCAACAGACACAGTCCCAGGAAGAATGATCGAGAAGTTGATTAAGCATGACATTTCGGTGTATGCAGCCCATACGAATCTAGATGTGGCCAAGGGCGGAGTGAATGATATGCTTGCTGATTCTCTCAACCTTAAGGATACAGAGATACTATCACCGACCTATGAAGAAAAACTGCAAAAGATTGTTGTTTATGTTCCGCTAGAGGATGCCGAAAGGGTGAGGGATGCACTTGGAAAAGCAGGCGCAGGCGCAATCGGTAATTACTCTCACTGTTCGTTCTCTTCGAATGGTACTGGCCGATTCCTTCCGGGAGAGAATACGAACCCTCATATAGGGAAGCAGGGGCAGCTTGAGAAAGTTGAAGAAGTAAGGGTTGAGACGGTTGTTCCATCCCGGCTTGCGAGGAAGGCTGTTACAGCGATGCTTAAGGCTCACCCTTATGAAGAACCAGCCTATGATGTTTATCCTCTTGAGAATCAGGGGGAGATACTCGGGCTTGGCAGGATTGGGACGATTGAAGAGATGACTCTTGCCGAGTTTGCTGAAAAAGTAAAGAAAGATTTTGAGGTTGAAGCTGTACGGGTTGTTGGAGACTTGACTTCAAAAGTAAAAAAAGTTGCTGTCCTAGGCGGGGACGGAAATAAATACTTTTCTCAGGCAAAACGAAAGGGAGCCGACGTATATGTGACAGGGGATATTTATTTCCATGTAGCTCACGATGCTTTAATGCTTGGCCTTAATATGGTTGACCCTGGGCATATCGCTGAGAAGATCATGAAAAAGGGCCTTGCCTCCGTATTGAGCAAGAAGTGTGACGAAGCTGGCTTCGATGTTGAAGTTTTGGCATCTCAAATTGATACGAATCCATTCAAAACCATATAA
- a CDS encoding 4-hydroxy-3-methylbut-2-enyl diphosphate reductase, with translation MKVIKISPRGYCYGVVDAMVIARNAALDKTLPRPIYILGMIVHNKHVTDAFAEEGIITLDGSNRKEILEKVDKGTVIFTAHGISPEVRTLAKEKGLVTIDATCPDVTKTHDLIREKEAEGFKVVYIGKKGHPEPEGAVGVAAPGVVHLVETEEDVNALNLHHDKIIVTNQTTMSQWDVSVIMKRVKEKYPHAEVHKEICMATQVRQEAVAQQAGEADVLIVVGDPKSNNSNRLAQVSQEIADTKAYRIADISELDLEWLKGAETVAVTSGASTPTPITKEVIMFLDQFDPENPATWERKKKVPLSKILPKVKKAEVQK, from the coding sequence ATGAAGGTTATAAAAATTTCGCCGCGAGGCTATTGTTATGGTGTTGTTGATGCCATGGTTATCGCCCGGAATGCGGCACTCGACAAAACATTACCACGCCCTATCTACATCCTTGGGATGATTGTTCATAATAAGCATGTGACCGACGCATTTGCGGAGGAAGGCATTATTACCCTTGATGGAAGCAACCGAAAGGAAATTCTCGAGAAGGTTGACAAAGGCACCGTTATTTTTACAGCACACGGCATTTCGCCAGAGGTCCGCACCCTTGCAAAGGAGAAAGGCCTCGTTACCATTGATGCGACCTGTCCGGATGTAACCAAGACCCACGACTTAATCCGGGAAAAAGAAGCTGAAGGCTTTAAGGTGGTTTACATCGGTAAAAAAGGCCATCCTGAACCAGAAGGCGCGGTAGGCGTTGCCGCTCCGGGAGTTGTCCATCTTGTCGAAACAGAAGAGGATGTTAATGCTCTTAATTTACACCACGATAAAATAATCGTAACCAACCAGACGACAATGAGCCAATGGGATGTTTCCGTTATTATGAAGAGAGTAAAAGAGAAGTATCCCCATGCCGAAGTCCATAAGGAAATTTGCATGGCGACCCAAGTAAGGCAGGAGGCTGTCGCCCAGCAGGCTGGTGAAGCGGATGTGTTGATTGTTGTCGGAGATCCGAAAAGCAATAACTCCAACAGGCTTGCCCAGGTATCGCAAGAAATTGCCGATACAAAAGCCTATAGGATTGCCGATATCTCCGAGCTTGACCTTGAATGGCTAAAAGGTGCTGAAACGGTTGCCGTCACTTCTGGCGCATCGACCCCGACGCCTATAACAAAAGAAGTCATTATGTTCCTTGACCAGTTTGACCCTGAAAACCCAGCTACATGGGAACGAAAGAAAAAGGTACCTCTTTCAAAAATCCTGCCGAAGGTCAAAAAGGCTGAGGTGCAAAAATAG
- the vrrA gene encoding VrrA/YqfQ family protein: MLSRLLGKSGGGQGSTRNMVSAAGNTQSGSFLKTLSNPEAINSFLANTQNVIQTAQSFGPLIEQYGPIIKNLPSMWKLYRGLKNTDGDETPKNEPHQKKKRVESHPLKENEIPKDIEESSDGHGHPAPPQRGGWIRRPNRVDDDRSRPKLFF, translated from the coding sequence TTGCTTTCAAGGCTGCTCGGTAAATCAGGAGGAGGACAGGGTTCCACTAGGAATATGGTATCCGCGGCCGGCAACACACAATCAGGGTCCTTTCTGAAGACACTTAGCAACCCTGAAGCAATCAACAGCTTCCTTGCCAATACACAGAACGTTATCCAGACAGCACAATCGTTCGGTCCATTAATCGAACAATATGGCCCAATTATTAAAAACCTTCCATCAATGTGGAAACTTTATCGTGGCTTAAAAAATACAGATGGCGATGAAACACCCAAAAACGAGCCCCATCAAAAAAAGAAAAGGGTTGAATCGCATCCTTTAAAGGAAAATGAAATACCAAAGGATATAGAAGAGTCCAGCGATGGCCATGGCCATCCAGCTCCTCCACAACGGGGCGGATGGATTAGAAGGCCAAACAGGGTTGACGATGACAGAAGCCGGCCAAAATTATTTTTTTAA
- a CDS encoding DEAD/DEAH box helicase has product MSGNQFNQFNLKPFLIKSVESLGFTKPTEIQEQMIPAALKGASAIGQSRTGTGKTHSYLLPILEHLEPGRQEVQAVITAPTRELASQIYQQFLKAAEHYEGPETIVVRNYIGGTDKQKSIEKLKIQPHIVVGTPSRIHALIEDQALFVHTAKTLVVDEADLMLDMGFLEDVDRIASRMPEKLQMLVFSATIPEKLKPFLKKYMENPKYIHIDPKKKAAENLEHLLLPSRHKNKKEIVFNVLQAFNPYLAIVFTNTKKMADEVADFLIGKGLKVGRVHGDLPPRERKKMMKQIQDLEYQYIVATDLAARGIDIEGVSHVINYELPSDLDFYVHRVGRTARANFSGTALTVYDTSDEDALNRLEKMGIGFKHVDFGKDGLVEIANRNKRKTRKRQEDEVDKMAKAIVKAPKKVKPGYKKKINQEIAKVRKRQNKMKKK; this is encoded by the coding sequence ATGAGCGGAAACCAATTTAATCAATTTAATTTAAAGCCTTTTTTAATAAAATCAGTCGAATCTTTAGGATTCACAAAGCCAACTGAAATACAAGAGCAAATGATACCTGCAGCCTTAAAGGGAGCAAGTGCAATTGGTCAGTCAAGGACCGGTACAGGAAAGACACACTCCTACTTGCTGCCAATCCTTGAACATCTTGAACCTGGACGCCAGGAGGTTCAAGCAGTCATTACAGCGCCCACAAGGGAACTGGCTAGTCAGATATATCAGCAATTCCTTAAAGCAGCAGAACATTATGAAGGCCCGGAAACAATCGTTGTCCGTAATTATATTGGGGGTACCGATAAGCAAAAGTCGATTGAAAAGCTTAAGATTCAGCCACATATTGTAGTGGGGACGCCTTCAAGGATTCACGCGCTTATTGAGGACCAAGCACTATTTGTTCATACAGCCAAAACATTGGTGGTTGATGAAGCTGACTTAATGCTCGATATGGGATTCCTTGAGGATGTCGACAGAATTGCTTCCAGAATGCCAGAGAAGCTGCAAATGCTTGTATTTTCTGCAACGATACCGGAGAAACTTAAGCCATTTCTAAAAAAATACATGGAAAATCCAAAGTACATCCATATAGATCCAAAGAAAAAAGCTGCTGAAAATCTTGAACACCTTCTATTGCCTTCGAGGCATAAAAACAAGAAAGAAATTGTATTTAATGTTCTTCAAGCGTTTAACCCTTATCTCGCCATTGTTTTTACCAACACAAAGAAAATGGCCGATGAGGTTGCAGATTTCCTAATTGGAAAAGGCTTGAAGGTTGGAAGGGTCCACGGAGATCTTCCACCGCGTGAACGAAAAAAGATGATGAAACAGATTCAGGACCTGGAGTATCAATATATAGTTGCGACAGACCTCGCAGCCAGGGGTATTGATATAGAAGGGGTCAGCCATGTCATTAATTATGAGTTGCCAAGCGATCTCGATTTTTATGTTCATAGGGTGGGAAGAACCGCAAGAGCTAATTTTTCCGGCACAGCCTTGACTGTCTATGATACGTCAGATGAAGATGCGCTGAATAGGCTTGAGAAAATGGGAATTGGATTCAAGCATGTTGACTTTGGCAAAGACGGGCTTGTCGAAATTGCCAACCGAAATAAGCGGAAGACACGTAAGCGGCAGGAAGACGAAGTCGATAAAATGGCCAAAGCAATTGTAAAAGCACCAAAGAAAGTTAAGCCAGGATATAAAAAGAAAATCAATCAAGAAATTGCCAAAGTCAGGAAACGCCAGAATAAAATGAAGAAAAAATAA